One genomic region from Streptomyces sp. NBC_01304 encodes:
- a CDS encoding NAD-dependent epimerase/dehydratase family protein, translating into MRLLLLGGTEFAGRAVTEAALARGWEVTVFHRGRHEAPAGVTALHGDRMAEGGLGALADGEWDVVVDTWSAAPTAIRDAARLLAGRVGRYVYVSSNSVYAWPPSPGYDESAPVTEGSADAEQVAYAEDKRGGELAVLRESGEERSLLVRSGLIIGPYENIGRLPWWLNRVARGGPVLAPGPRDLALQYIDVRDLAEWILDASEAGLSGPYNLAGPQGHTTIGELLEACVQVAGAADAELRWTSPEVIAAAGIQPWMQLPVWVPPGGELYAALHSADVGKAVEAGLVCRPVRDTVADTWTWLQAIGGTPPQRPDRPVVGLPADLEAKVLGG; encoded by the coding sequence ATGAGACTTCTGCTTCTTGGTGGTACGGAATTCGCAGGTCGCGCGGTCACCGAGGCGGCCCTGGCCCGGGGTTGGGAGGTGACCGTCTTTCATCGCGGGCGGCATGAGGCGCCGGCCGGTGTCACCGCGCTGCACGGTGATCGCATGGCCGAGGGCGGGCTCGGCGCACTGGCCGACGGCGAGTGGGACGTGGTCGTCGACACCTGGTCGGCGGCACCCACCGCGATCCGGGACGCGGCACGGCTGCTCGCCGGGCGGGTCGGGCGCTATGTGTATGTGTCTAGCAACTCCGTGTACGCCTGGCCGCCCTCGCCCGGCTACGACGAGAGCGCGCCGGTGACCGAAGGGTCGGCCGACGCCGAGCAGGTCGCCTACGCCGAGGACAAGCGGGGCGGTGAGCTGGCCGTGCTGAGGGAGTCCGGCGAGGAGCGTTCGCTGCTCGTGCGGTCGGGGCTCATCATCGGGCCGTACGAGAACATCGGGCGGCTGCCGTGGTGGCTGAACCGCGTCGCCCGCGGTGGTCCGGTCCTCGCGCCCGGGCCGCGCGATCTGGCGCTGCAGTACATCGACGTCCGGGACCTCGCTGAGTGGATCCTGGACGCGTCCGAGGCCGGGCTGAGCGGCCCGTACAACCTGGCCGGCCCGCAGGGGCACACCACGATCGGCGAGCTCCTGGAGGCGTGCGTCCAGGTTGCGGGGGCGGCGGACGCGGAGCTGCGGTGGACCTCGCCGGAGGTGATCGCTGCCGCGGGGATCCAGCCTTGGATGCAGTTGCCGGTGTGGGTGCCGCCCGGGGGTGAGCTGTATGCGGCGCTGCACAGTGCGGACGTGGGCAAAGCGGTCGAGGCGGGGCTGGTCTGTCGGCCGGTGCGCGACACCGTGGCGGATACCTGGACCTGGCTCCAGGCCATCGGGGGTACGCCTCCGCAGCGGCCGGACCGGCCCGTCGTGGGGCTTCCGGCCGACCTTGAGGCGAAGGTTCTGGGTGGCTGA
- a CDS encoding PepSY-associated TM helix domain-containing protein, with the protein MAIDDRPTPDIDEESVTSEAQETPETPETPETPETPESPAAPETDPEAKPGAWSALRPLLLRLHFYAGVLIAPFLLVAAVSGLLYSLSFQAEKVVYSHELEVPVGDATVPLSEQVDAARKTHPDATVTAVWPSFEDGATTRVLLATPEVPEDRSLAVFVNPYNAEVRGELTSYGSSGALPLRTWLDELHRDLHLGETGRHYSELAASWLWVVALGGLLLWFGRRRKRKRDLVRPAKGQKKGRGRTLSWHGSVGLWAVLGLVLLSATGLTWSKYAGENIDVLKSQLGGATPVVDATVGEGAGSGGGGHEGHGGGHSGAHQGADIGLDRVLKIARGEGIDGKVSVILPVEGQGYVVKQTDAEFPVHLDSVAIDPASGKVLDHVSFADYPLLAKLTRVGIDAHMGVLFGLVNQLALAALMLGTILLIVWGYRMWWQRRPARSGRIGVGRPMPRGAWRKVPLVVLLPLLAVSAVVAWFVPLLGISLVAFLVLDAVAGLIGRARAGTAA; encoded by the coding sequence ATGGCCATTGACGACCGGCCCACGCCGGACATAGACGAAGAATCCGTAACGTCAGAGGCACAAGAGACACCCGAAACACCCGAAACACCCGAAACACCCGAAACACCAGAATCGCCAGCAGCACCAGAAACCGACCCCGAAGCCAAGCCGGGCGCCTGGTCGGCCCTGCGCCCCCTCCTGCTGCGCCTGCACTTCTACGCGGGCGTGCTCATCGCCCCGTTCCTGCTCGTCGCCGCCGTGAGCGGGCTGCTCTACTCGCTGTCCTTCCAGGCCGAGAAGGTCGTCTACAGCCACGAGCTGGAGGTGCCCGTCGGCGACGCGACCGTCCCGCTGAGCGAGCAGGTCGACGCCGCCAGGAAGACCCACCCCGACGCCACCGTCACCGCCGTGTGGCCCAGCTTCGAGGACGGGGCCACCACCCGCGTCCTGCTAGCCACCCCCGAAGTTCCCGAGGACCGCTCGCTCGCCGTCTTCGTGAACCCGTACAACGCCGAGGTCCGCGGCGAACTCACCAGCTACGGCAGCTCCGGCGCCCTGCCCCTGCGCACCTGGCTCGACGAACTGCACCGCGATCTGCACCTCGGTGAGACCGGCCGCCATTACAGCGAGCTGGCGGCCAGCTGGCTCTGGGTCGTCGCGCTCGGCGGGCTGCTGCTGTGGTTCGGTCGTCGGCGCAAGCGGAAGCGCGACCTCGTACGGCCCGCCAAGGGCCAGAAGAAGGGTCGCGGCCGCACTCTGTCCTGGCACGGCTCGGTCGGCCTTTGGGCCGTGCTCGGCCTGGTGCTGCTCTCGGCGACCGGCCTGACCTGGTCGAAGTACGCGGGCGAGAACATCGACGTGCTCAAGTCCCAGCTGGGCGGCGCCACTCCGGTGGTGGACGCGACGGTCGGCGAAGGCGCCGGCTCAGGCGGCGGCGGGCACGAGGGGCACGGCGGCGGACATTCCGGCGCGCACCAGGGCGCGGACATCGGCCTCGACCGGGTCCTCAAGATCGCCCGGGGCGAGGGCATCGACGGCAAGGTCTCGGTGATCCTGCCGGTCGAGGGCCAGGGCTATGTGGTCAAGCAGACCGATGCCGAATTCCCGGTCCATCTGGACTCGGTGGCGATCGACCCGGCGAGCGGCAAGGTCCTCGACCACGTGAGCTTCGCCGACTATCCGCTGCTCGCCAAGCTCACCCGGGTCGGCATCGACGCCCACATGGGCGTCCTGTTCGGCCTGGTCAACCAGCTCGCCCTCGCCGCGCTGATGCTCGGCACGATCCTGCTGATCGTCTGGGGCTACCGCATGTGGTGGCAGCGCCGCCCGGCCAGGTCGGGCCGGATCGGTGTCGGGCGGCCGATGCCGCGCGGGGCCTGGCGGAAGGTGCCGCTCGTGGTGCTGCTTCCGCTGCTCGCGGTGAGCGCCGTGGTGGCGTGGTTCGTGCCGCTGCTCGGGATCAGCCTCGTGGCGTTCCTGGTGCTCGACGCGGTGGCCGGGCTGATTGGACGGGCGCGGGCCGGCACGGCGGCCTGA
- a CDS encoding winged helix-turn-helix domain-containing protein — protein sequence MAHSRTFTTAANATAPRPAHPSSTARHRLRAVDRDEVVGFPEAPDFLPPGATWLPAPQHTLPSLPGHPPMVGYLVLVPADQQPVLVPDPVPAGRDADDALVSIDPVQRTAAVEGRALDLTYLEFELLAHLVAHPNRVHTRDQLVTTVWGYGHVGDGRTVDVHIARLRRKLGAEHRGTIQTVRRVGYKYTPPQAR from the coding sequence ATCGCCCATTCCCGTACATTCACCACCGCCGCCAACGCGACCGCGCCGCGCCCCGCGCACCCCTCCAGTACCGCCCGGCACCGACTGCGGGCCGTCGACCGGGACGAGGTCGTCGGGTTCCCCGAGGCCCCGGACTTCCTTCCGCCGGGCGCCACTTGGCTGCCCGCGCCGCAGCACACCCTGCCCAGCCTGCCGGGCCACCCGCCGATGGTCGGCTACCTCGTGCTTGTCCCCGCCGACCAGCAGCCGGTGCTCGTCCCCGATCCCGTACCGGCGGGCCGCGATGCCGATGACGCGCTCGTCAGCATCGACCCGGTGCAGCGCACCGCCGCGGTCGAAGGGCGGGCGCTCGATCTGACCTACCTGGAGTTCGAGCTGCTCGCGCATCTCGTCGCCCACCCCAACCGGGTGCACACCCGCGACCAACTGGTCACCACGGTGTGGGGCTACGGCCACGTGGGCGACGGCCGCACGGTCGACGTCCACATCGCCCGGCTGCGCCGCAAGCTGGGCGCCGAGCACCGCGGGACGATCCAGACGGTGCGGCGGGTGGGGTACAAGTACACGCCGCCGCAGGCGCGTTGA